In the Haloferula helveola genome, one interval contains:
- a CDS encoding FkbM family methyltransferase, with protein sequence MSTAPAQSVPPGFASLALARGVVGFYRLWHGTLGLRGAGRLINHLSPRLSGLQCYPLRLPNGHIAEVDFRELSAFGWLNTMLGDDNQETPLIEAIAAHLSGDSVFWDIGANAGILSAEIARRTAIGEHHYFEPNPRIYPWAEAALSHLPQARGHPVAVSSSEGTATLFIPVNLSAFGSLEGNCRGEAIRVEVETVSGDLLVYERGLAPPSVIKIDTEGHEVEVMGGMRRLVAEYRPLVFFEHIELSDEQVRAMTPEGYRVGTLCDTTGAILDRLDRSAGHNSALVPTER encoded by the coding sequence ATGAGCACCGCCCCGGCCCAATCCGTGCCTCCCGGTTTCGCTTCGCTCGCGCTCGCCCGCGGCGTGGTCGGCTTTTACAGGCTGTGGCACGGGACTCTCGGACTCCGGGGAGCGGGCCGGCTGATCAACCACCTGTCGCCACGGCTTTCCGGGCTCCAATGCTACCCGCTGCGGCTTCCGAACGGACATATTGCCGAAGTCGATTTCCGGGAGCTGTCAGCCTTCGGATGGCTCAACACGATGCTGGGCGATGACAATCAGGAGACACCGTTGATCGAAGCAATCGCTGCCCATCTCTCCGGGGACAGCGTGTTCTGGGATATCGGTGCGAATGCTGGAATCCTGAGCGCGGAGATCGCTCGCAGGACCGCGATCGGAGAACATCATTATTTCGAGCCGAACCCGCGTATCTACCCGTGGGCCGAGGCGGCTCTCTCGCACCTGCCGCAGGCCCGCGGGCATCCGGTCGCGGTGTCGAGTTCCGAGGGCACCGCGACCCTGTTCATACCGGTCAACCTGAGCGCGTTCGGCTCGCTGGAGGGCAACTGCCGCGGCGAAGCGATCAGGGTCGAGGTGGAGACCGTGTCGGGAGACCTTCTCGTATACGAACGTGGCTTGGCTCCGCCGTCGGTAATCAAGATCGACACCGAGGGTCACGAGGTCGAGGTCATGGGCGGTATGCGGCGACTGGTCGCCGAATACCGGCCGCTGGTTTTCTTCGAGCACATCGAATTGTCCGACGAACAGGTCCGGGCGATGACGCCCGAAGGTTATCGCGTCGGCACCCTGTGCGATACTACGGGAGCCATTCTAGATCGGCTCGACCGGAGCGCGGGACACAACTCGGCGCTTGTGCCGACGGAACGATGA
- a CDS encoding FkbM family methyltransferase, producing the protein MMRKDTIGRLVKKIVRRNGFDLVRHIGLGELLSINRVDVVVDIGANDGGYVQALREDGWEGSVVSFEPQPAAFSRLQERFAGNPNWKGRELALGEENGTFEMNIHEMDVLSSFLTKTEKETSAGKTVSVEMARMDSVFDAVLGSHSRPFVKIDTQGFERQVINGFGSRTSDVVGWQLELSVEALYEGQPRIEEILGLMRELGFSLWRILPGLRDPRTLRIYEVDGIFFRL; encoded by the coding sequence ATGATGAGGAAAGACACGATCGGGAGACTGGTGAAGAAGATCGTTCGGAGAAACGGATTTGACCTCGTCAGGCACATCGGACTGGGCGAGTTGCTTTCGATCAACAGGGTGGACGTGGTGGTCGACATAGGCGCGAATGATGGAGGTTACGTGCAGGCGCTCCGTGAAGACGGCTGGGAAGGGTCGGTGGTTTCGTTCGAACCCCAGCCGGCGGCATTCTCACGTTTGCAGGAGAGGTTTGCAGGTAATCCGAATTGGAAAGGTCGGGAGTTGGCTCTGGGTGAAGAGAATGGAACCTTCGAGATGAACATTCACGAGATGGATGTGCTCAGCTCCTTCCTGACAAAGACAGAGAAAGAGACCTCGGCCGGCAAGACGGTGAGTGTTGAAATGGCGAGGATGGACAGCGTATTCGACGCCGTTCTCGGCAGCCACTCGAGGCCTTTCGTCAAGATCGATACCCAAGGGTTCGAGCGTCAGGTGATCAACGGATTTGGCTCCCGAACGTCGGATGTGGTCGGATGGCAACTCGAGTTGTCTGTAGAGGCGCTCTATGAAGGTCAGCCAAGGATCGAAGAGATACTCGGGCTCATGCGCGAGCTTGGCTTTTCGCTTTGGAGGATTCTGCCGGGATTGCGCGACCCCCGGACATTGAGGATCTATGAGGTGGACGGGATATTCTTCAGGTTATGA